Proteins from a single region of Anastrepha ludens isolate Willacy chromosome 5, idAnaLude1.1, whole genome shotgun sequence:
- the LOC128863411 gene encoding bis(5'-nucleosyl)-tetraphosphatase [asymmetrical]: protein MARRAAGLVIFRRVAQQIEYLLLRASYGDFHWSSPKGHVDPGEDDLTTALRETKEEAGYSEEDLIIFKNKSKVLNYTVKGKPKVVVYWLAQLKNPAQEPKLSDEHTEMMWLPKDAAKDIIGYKENQEMIEEFHEFILGL from the exons ATGGCTAGACGTGCTGCAGGCTTGGTAATATTTCGGCGGGTTGCTCAACAGATTGAGTATCTGTTATTACGCGCATCTTATGGCGATTTCCATTGGAGTTCACCTAAGGGTCACGTCGATCCAGGCGAAGACGACTTAACAACAGCTTTACGGGAGACTAAAGAAGAAGCCGG ATATTCAGAGGaagatttaataatttttaagaataaatCTAAAGTACTGAACTACACAGTAAAAGGGAAGCCAAAAGTAGTTGTCTATTGGCTAGCTCAATTAAAAAATCCCGCCCAAGAACCGAAATTATCCGATGAGCACACTGAAATGATGTGGCTACCGAAAGATGCCGCAAAAGATATTATTGGTTATAAAGAAAACCAGGAAATGATTGAAGAGTTTCACGAATTCATACTAGGGCTATAA